In Candidatus Zixiibacteriota bacterium, a single window of DNA contains:
- a CDS encoding S8 family serine peptidase — protein MNRLSAKISWILTNIGLILISAGLLQAAELSPSLNDILINPIEDDSLISIIIFVDDDAGRDYAARTSTMPGMTLKERHFNVIENLKAANPAATQNIKNEILGIYPVANIRSYWVAPALVFEIPVSKLDRIAAISGIASIIENGQAELIEPVDETPVSMTAKMATVYSHLTALNIPAVWQKGITGKGRLVCSFDTGVEGTHPALSSKWRGWTTGSEAAFFAPNSTDTIPFDKTGHGTHTMGLMVGSTRIDSFGVAPGAEWITAAVIDQGQTLSRTIEDILLAFQWAMDPDGNSATIDDMPDVILNSWGIPTSLMQPCDQTFYQVIDNVEAAGIVTIFAAGNEGPDAMSLRIPANRASSLLNSFAVGAIDHTTNTIASFSSRGPSSCDTTQIKPEVVAPGVSIYSSTKNSSYVLKSGTSMAAPLIAGMVALFRQYNPDVTVSEIKNAILESCHDLGATGEDNMYGHGLPDADLALQYLPSPPAPDIYISAHYIGGDKIADPGETFDLYMRLEIPSGEIDSVQAELVCFEEGVEIINNRTLFVFQQKNTSAVNLTPFEINFADAFFNGQKIPFKLLITFPYSEEIDTLALEITVGHEPAGNMVTHVTPRLEATVSDIGQIGYGTGSIFPAGESGFTLDQSENLLYEAGIIVGRSAVQLSSSVRDTQAYAYESDFSPLQELATSYPDIDGGFRSYCRMVDTESDLPLPVSISQSMSSYNDSGNDNFIIIKYYLVNNTLTAMNNVYFGFLADFDLDDSGDRVGFDTGSDMVYQTGDGLYTGLLPLTKYNGILSMKNDGGKIGLDRQTKFAYISSEGILIDDTADADFMTIVSFGPFNLASGDSVEVALAMLAARGMDELVSSVNRAIDRYTGFTEVQESQGILPASFVLDQNYPNPFNPTTTIAFELNRTSKVELTIFNTLGQKVRTLYDGVVTTGYHEITWDGRNSGGEEVGSGIYFYRLRCGSSVETKKMMLIK, from the coding sequence ATGAATCGCTTATCTGCAAAAATATCATGGATTTTGACCAATATCGGTCTGATTCTGATTTCAGCAGGATTGCTTCAGGCGGCTGAATTGTCGCCTTCACTGAACGATATTCTTATTAATCCGATCGAGGACGATTCTCTTATCTCTATTATTATCTTTGTCGATGATGATGCGGGTCGCGATTATGCCGCCAGGACTTCGACTATGCCGGGAATGACTCTGAAAGAACGGCATTTTAATGTTATTGAGAATCTTAAAGCGGCCAATCCGGCGGCGACTCAGAATATAAAAAACGAAATTCTGGGAATTTATCCCGTGGCGAATATTCGCAGTTATTGGGTTGCACCGGCTCTTGTTTTCGAGATCCCTGTTTCAAAACTCGACCGAATTGCCGCAATCAGCGGGATTGCATCGATTATTGAAAACGGTCAGGCTGAACTCATCGAACCGGTTGATGAAACTCCGGTTTCGATGACGGCCAAGATGGCCACCGTTTACAGCCATCTGACCGCCCTTAATATTCCAGCAGTGTGGCAGAAGGGCATTACGGGCAAAGGACGGCTGGTGTGTAGTTTTGATACCGGGGTGGAAGGGACGCACCCGGCCCTGAGCAGTAAATGGCGGGGATGGACGACCGGAAGTGAGGCGGCTTTCTTTGCTCCCAATTCGACCGATACCATACCCTTCGATAAGACCGGCCACGGGACGCATACCATGGGACTGATGGTGGGCAGTACCAGAATCGACAGTTTCGGGGTCGCGCCGGGAGCGGAATGGATTACGGCGGCCGTTATCGATCAGGGACAGACTCTGAGCCGCACTATCGAGGATATTCTATTGGCCTTTCAGTGGGCTATGGATCCGGACGGCAATTCGGCTACCATCGATGATATGCCGGACGTGATTTTGAATAGCTGGGGGATTCCGACCTCACTTATGCAGCCCTGCGACCAGACTTTCTACCAGGTGATTGATAATGTTGAGGCGGCCGGGATCGTAACCATTTTTGCGGCCGGTAATGAAGGTCCGGATGCGATGTCACTTCGGATTCCGGCTAACAGGGCCAGCTCCCTGCTAAATTCTTTTGCGGTGGGGGCTATCGATCATACCACCAACACCATCGCCAGTTTTTCCAGCCGCGGACCATCGAGTTGTGATACCACTCAGATCAAGCCGGAGGTTGTGGCCCCGGGCGTTTCGATTTATTCCTCGACCAAAAACAGCAGTTATGTTTTGAAAAGCGGAACGTCGATGGCGGCGCCGTTGATCGCCGGGATGGTGGCCCTGTTCCGTCAGTACAACCCCGATGTTACCGTGTCCGAAATAAAAAATGCCATTCTGGAATCATGCCATGACCTGGGGGCAACCGGGGAAGACAATATGTACGGTCATGGTCTGCCCGATGCCGATCTGGCGCTTCAGTATCTTCCCTCGCCTCCGGCCCCGGATATCTATATCAGCGCCCATTATATCGGGGGCGATAAGATTGCCGATCCCGGCGAGACCTTCGATTTATATATGCGTCTCGAGATTCCTTCCGGGGAGATCGATTCGGTTCAGGCGGAACTGGTTTGTTTTGAAGAAGGGGTTGAAATAATCAACAACCGGACCCTGTTCGTCTTTCAGCAGAAAAACACTTCGGCGGTGAACCTGACGCCGTTTGAGATAAATTTCGCCGACGCCTTTTTCAACGGTCAGAAAATTCCTTTTAAGTTGCTCATAACCTTTCCATACAGTGAGGAAATCGATACTCTGGCTCTGGAAATAACAGTCGGCCATGAACCGGCGGGAAATATGGTTACTCATGTGACACCCAGGCTCGAGGCGACGGTGTCCGATATCGGCCAGATCGGTTATGGAACGGGATCGATATTCCCGGCCGGGGAAAGCGGTTTTACGCTGGATCAGTCCGAAAACCTACTCTATGAAGCCGGTATAATTGTCGGACGGAGCGCGGTGCAGTTATCATCATCGGTGCGCGACACCCAGGCTTATGCCTATGAATCGGATTTCTCGCCGCTCCAGGAATTGGCAACCAGTTATCCCGATATTGACGGCGGTTTCCGGAGTTATTGCCGGATGGTTGATACCGAATCCGATCTTCCCTTGCCGGTATCGATTTCGCAGTCGATGTCGAGTTATAATGATTCGGGCAATGATAATTTCATCATTATTAAATATTACCTGGTGAATAATACCCTTACGGCCATGAACAATGTCTATTTCGGTTTCCTGGCCGATTTCGATCTTGATGACAGCGGTGACCGGGTCGGTTTCGATACCGGAAGCGATATGGTTTACCAGACGGGCGATGGCCTTTATACGGGTTTGCTTCCGCTGACGAAATATAACGGCATCTTATCCATGAAAAACGACGGCGGCAAAATCGGACTGGATAGACAGACCAAATTCGCCTATATTTCTTCTGAAGGAATTCTAATCGATGATACTGCTGACGCTGATTTTATGACGATTGTGTCTTTCGGACCTTTTAATCTGGCTTCGGGCGATTCGGTGGAAGTCGCCCTGGCGATGCTGGCCGCGCGCGGTATGGATGAACTGGTGTCTTCAGTCAATCGGGCCATTGACCGTTATACAGGATTCACCGAGGTTCAGGAATCACAGGGAATATTGCCGGCCAGTTTTGTTCTGGATCAGAATTATCCCAATCCGTTTAATCCCACAACGACCATTGCCTTTGAATTGAACCGAACCTCAAAGGTCGAATTGACCATCTTCAATACACTGGGGCAAAAAGTCCGGACGCTGTACGACGGTGTGGTTACGACCGGGTACCATGAAATTACCTGGGACGGGCGCAATTCCGGGGGAGAGGAAGTCGGTTCGGGGATTTATTTCTATCGCTTAAGATGCGGTTCCAGCGTTGAAACCAAAAAAATGATGCTGATAAAATAG